CGGCAGGGTAAGGCAGGCCGTGCATCACTTGAACATCAAAGCCCATGCCCGGCAGACCGTGGCCTACGCGCCGACCAGCGGCACGGTAACGGTCGTCGCGTAGTTGATCGGGAAGGCGCTGAAATAGGGAAAGTCGATGACGAAGGCATAGCTGGCGGTCAGATGTGCCATGCGGAAGCCACCACTCGCCGGATCCATGACGATCGTGACGACGACATCCTTCAAACCCAGGGCCTGAAGTTTCTGTGTAGCGATGGCCTGGATGTCGGCCTGGGTCAGCGTGTTCTGAAGCTGCAGCGAGCGTGCCGACATCTCCAGCGTATAGCGAACACTGGATATGGAGTTCATCGACCAGCCGAAGGCGAAGATGCCAAACAAAAGCATGATGAGAAAGGGGGCGATCAATGCGAATTCCAAGCCGGCACCGCCCGATCGATCCCGCCTGAACGCGGCTGCCATGACGCAATTCCAGGAAAAGTGCGAAGCGGTTTTCCGTCCGGAATTGCGCAGAAACAAAGAGTTAGAGCGGGTCAATGATTCCATCAAACGCTGAACCGCTCTGACGCAATTCCAGGAAAAGTGCGAAGCGGTTTTCCGTCCGGAATTGTGTCCAAGCAAGCACATAGTGCGGGCCTGCGTTTCCGCGAAACGAAGAACGGCTCTAGCGGACACGGATCACCTCCAGGTGGCCGATGACGCTGGACGTGGAAAAGACGCCGAAGGTGAAGGGCGGCACCCAGGTGGCCGACGCCTGGATCTGGACATAGACCGATGGCGCCTTGGGCCCGCTGCACAGGGTGGCGGCGTCGACCACGGTCGCCCCGCACATGTAAATCCGGCTTAGCGTGACCTGGCCATCCGCCGGCCGCTTCTCCCAACTCGAAATGGCAACGGCCTGGGTCGCCGTATCGTTGGTCGATCCTGCCATGACCAGGTTCGCGGCAGTCTTGACGCCGGCGCGCATCGACAGCGAACTCGTCACGTAGGACCAACCGTCGAGGATGCCGAGCAGCGCAACGCACAGAAAGGGCAGAACCATTGCGAATTCGACGGCCGCAGTGCCCGCCTCATCTTTAAGATACGAGATCGATCGACGCTCCACGGCAGACTACTCGACCAGCGCCACGGACTGCGCGGCCGGAATGTTGCGCATTCCGAGGCTCGAGCAATCCTGATTGATGGTTGAGTTGCCTGACCATTGGATCGTATCGGCGACGACCTGAGTGCAGCCGCCGTTGCCCGAGAAATTGCCAAGATAGTTCACTTGCTGTTTGGGAAAGTAGAGAGCGCCCGTCAGCAACGAATCCGCGGTGCCGTTGAAGGTGTTCTGTCCGCCTGTACCCATTCTGTCCCCATACATCAGCACGCCGGAGTAGGTGCCGGATGTCGGCGCGCTCAGATTAACAGTGGCGTTGCCGTTCATGCTGACGGTCGAACTGCCTGCCATGAAGATGGTAACTCCGGCACCAGCGACGATTGCGTTGGCGTTTATCTTGAAATTGCCCTGGACAACGTAGACGCCAGGCGAAAGGGTAACGTTGCCGCTGAGACTGAGTCCACTGCAATAGGTCCCCGGCTGAATCGTTTGCGTCGTCTTGTTGCCGTTGATATTCTGACAGGGGTTGGTCGCCGCAGGCGCCGGCAGGTCGGCAAACGGATCGGGGGCAGGCAGCGCCTGAGTGATCGGCGTCGCACAGACGGTCGTTACGGGATTGCTGAGAGAGACACCGCCCGCTGATATCAGGCAATCGACAGCGAGACTCGCTGATCCCTGAAGCGTGATGGCGTCCGAGGCGGTCGAATTGGCCATGATAACGCAGTGAGAGAACTTGACGCTAGTGCTGCCGGAAAACCACACCGCCTTCGAAGCGGCTGGATCGAGCGCGGTCATGCATGCCTTGGAGGCGTCGGTGATAAGCGCCACCGCCCTCGCCTGTTCGGGAACCTGGCCTTGTGTGAAGATCGAAGTGAACATCCGGTCGAGGTTCTGGCTGACGATGACCTCGACCGCTTTCTTCGCCGTGTTCGGTCCAGATGCTGGTGGCGTGTTGACGACGATCGTGCCTGAACCCAGCCCGTTTGAAGCGGCCGACTGGGTCGCGGCTGCGGTGATCGTCGGCTTGTCTGACCCCGAGATCCGTTCGAGCGCCCCGGCATAGGCCGCGGCGTCGGCCGTCGCCTGAAGTTTGAGGCTGTTGTAATACCAGTAGGACGTCTCGATACCGAAACCCGCGGCGCCGACGACGATCGGTAAGGTCAGGGCGAAGATGGTGGCAACATTCGCGCTCGTACCCCGGCGTATACCGTCCGCTATAAGCCGAATTCGGGTGAAGCGTTTGAAAGTCATGAGAAATTAGAAGACATGCACATATGAACGAACGGCTAAAAAGTTCGGTTCATTTTTTGATCGATGGCTTATTGGCCTCAAAAAGAAAGAATTTTCGTCGGCCGATCGGCGCACGATAGGACTTTTGTCCAGCAAACTTGGGACCAAGGTCCGACAGACGACATTATGGCATGGTCCATGCTTTTCGAGCGGGACAGCCGCCACGAAGGCAAGATGCGGGCAGTGACGGCGAGTCTCAGAGCTGCCAGCCTGGTTCGTAGCGACGCCGTCCCCTACCAGTTCACCCTGAACCCGACATTGCCGCCATAGGTCTGCACCCGGTCGGCGAACTTGCCATCGAAGCTGGCGAAGACGGATGTGTTGGAGCCCAGTTCAGCTTGACGCCGGCGTTGACGGCGACCGCGTCCTCGGCAGCGCTAGCGCCCTGGACGACGAAGGCATAGCCCGGCGCTGCCTGGAAGGTGGGGTTCCACCGAGCGGTCCGGCTTGAACTCATGCTGCCATGCCGCGCGGCCCCAGGCCTGCAGCGTCGTCGTCCCGCCGACGGCGACCGTCGTGTCGAGCTGCAGGCCGAGCGAGACCGGCAGCGAGATAACCGTGCGACTGTCGAAGTCGAGGCCGAGCGCTCCGTCGCTGGCCGACTTTTCTGAAAAGGCCTGCATCGACAGCGCCTGGAATTGCAGCCCGGCGAACGGCGTGAGGGCGCCGGCACCGATCGGCTGCCGCCAGCCGGCCTCGAGGCTGGTGCCGAAGCCGGCGCTCATGAAATCACCGGTCCAGTGCTCCCTCGTGATCGCCGGCACGGGATTGAGCGGACCGGACGCGCCCGGAACCGAGGTGAAGCGGTCGGTCGTGTTGCTGTAGAGATCCATCGCCAGCGAGCCGTTGATGTAGAACTGGTCCCATTTGTGCGCACCATAGGCGCCGGCATGGCCGCCGATGATGTTGCCCGAAGTCTCGCGTCCGGCACCGAGAAGGATCCCGCGACGCCGCCAAGCGCGAAGCCCATCAGCGTGTCGGGATCGCCCTGCGAGTCGAGGCCGACGGCGAAATTGCCGGACCTGTAGCCAAGCGCGGCGCTGCCGACCACCGGATCGCCGGAAACCGCGCCGGAATTGCCGCCCGCGGTTTCGTGCGCTATCGTTGCAAATAGCGTGAAGTTATCGGCGACTGGATTTGCTTCAGGCTGAAAGAACTGGTGTCGCTTCGGCGATCGTGCCAGCCGAAAGTTCTCTCTGTACGGCAAGGAAAAACCTGCGTACTTCGTCACTGGCTGCCGCCCTGTCCCTGCCGGATCCAACGACGAGATCAAGCAACTCGACCGCTTTTGCCCTCCAGAAGGAGGTGGCGGTCTCGCCGTGCAGATTGCCAAGATTGGCTGCAACTTCTTTAACCAAGAATAGCTGACGGTCGATCGGGAATGCACGGACTTTTTCTGGGGACATCTTCCGAACCATGAGACTGACGCAACGAATCAACCATTGCTGAACAAACAATGGCCTAGCCGCGAAGATGGAAACGGAAGCTTAACGCCGCTATCGAGACGATCCGGTCGCCGGATCGTCATGTGCAATCAAATCGAGCTGGTTTGATCGGGATAGACGGAGCGGACCTCAGGCCTGCAGCACCCTGGCCTCACCGCCACGCTTGCGCGGCGCCATCATGTCGCTGGCCATCAGTCCGGTGACACGGCAGAACGCCATGAATGCCCGGCAGGCATCCTCGGTCTTGACTACATCCACCGTGGCGCCGAAGCAGGCATTGAAAGCCTTTTGATATACCGGTCCCTGCCGGCGTGCCGGCCAGTCCTGGAGAAAATCGAGCGCCTGCTCGACGCTGTAGATCTCCTCGACGGGCAAGCCGGATCCTGGCGCGATCCGCACCGGCACCTCGAATTGCAATCTGTCCATCTGACATCTCCCGAACTGGCGTCGCCCCAAGCAACGCCGTTCGTCGCCAAAAGTTGCTTTGTCTGACGTGCCACGCAAATGTGTCGTCACTGCGGAAACGGCCGTTTTGCCGCAACGGGCGGACATCCCGGCAGCGTGATCATTGGTTGGCCGGGTCGGTCTCCGCGTCGAAGGCCATGCGCACCACGGTCAGCAGAACATACGCCGACAGCAATGCGAATAGCACGCCAAGGACAAGCGCTCCGGCTCCGGACAAATAGAGCGTCTCGGCGATCGCCCAATAAACGGTCCCGATGCAGATGAGCGCCTGGACGGAGAGGAACGAGGCGGCCGAAGCCGCCCGCAACAGGCTTTTGGCAACAGGCTTTTTAAAGTCTTGATCCGTTGCATTGAATTGATCCGGAAATGACGCGCCGCGCGCCACCAATGCGCGGCTAACGGCCGCCGCACGGGTCGCGACACGAATGGCATGGGAAATGATGGTGAAACCTGCGGTCCTGGACCGCTCAGGCCCGCGTGGACGGCGGCGCGCGCGGCTGGTTGCTGCTTACGCTGGGCGCGCCGATCGCCCCATGGTCGGCAATAAATACGGCGGGTAATGTCGGATCGAACCGAAGAAGGCAGCTTGCGGCGCCGGCAGGGCCGGATGGCCGCTGGCGAATTTGGCCAGCACCGGCCGGGCACCGCGAACCTCCAGCGCCTGTGCCTTGCTGGTGACACGCAGCAGCGCCGCCATCTCGCCCGACCGTTCCAGACCAACGCTGGCGCCGCCCTGTGCAGGGTCCGCGAAGATGGGCACATCAGGCCATCGCCAGCAGCACCAGGCCCCTCAGACATGAGCAGGCTGCCGTCAACGGTGCTTCAAGCGATCTGGCGCGCTTGCGTGAAGGAGGCGATCTCCAAAACGTAACCCGCCCTAACGCAGATGGGCGGAAAGGAAAGCAAACCGTGCAAAACCGAGCAGAGATCACCCCGACCAGACGAATATCCTGCCCACTCGGGCGGCATCAGGCAGTTCTTCCTTGAACCTTTTGCCCCCAAGTGCCAAATCTGGGAGGATTTTCACGCCAGCACTCCTGCAGCGCCCCACCTTCTACACGGACGAAATGGTCACCTATCTCGACGCCGCCACGGCACCGCTCAGAAATACCGGCCAGATCCGCCTTTATGGCGAGGAAGGGTTTGCCGGCATGCGCAAGGCATGCGACCTCACCGCGCGCTGCCTGGACGAATTGGTGCCTATGGTCGCTCCCGGCGTCACGACCGAGACCATCGACCGTTTCGTCTTCGAATTCGGCATGGACCATGGCGCGCTGCCGGCGACGCTCAACTATCGCGGCTACACGAAATCGTCCTGCACCTCGATCAACCATGTCGTCTGCCATGGCATTCCAGACAACAAGCCGTTGAAGGATGGCGACATCGTCAACATCGACGTCACCTACATCCTCGATGGCTGGCACGGCGACTCCTCGCGCATGTATCCCGTCGGCACCATCAAGCGCGCCGCGGAACGCCTGCTCGAGGTCACCCATGAATGCCTGATGCGCGGCATTGCCGCGGTCAGGCCGGGTGCCCGCACCGGCGCCATCGGCGCCGCTATTCAGACCTATGCCGAGGCGGAACGCTGCTCGGTGGTGCGCGACTTCTGCGGCCATGGCGTCGGCCAGCTGTTCCATGATGCGCCCAACATCCTGCACTATGGCAACGCCAGTGAAGGCGTGGAAAT
The genomic region above belongs to Mesorhizobium sp. B4-1-4 and contains:
- a CDS encoding pilus assembly protein, translated to MLLFGIFAFGWSMNSISSVRYTLEMSARSLQLQNTLTQADIQAIATQKLQALGLKDVVVTIVMDPASGGFRMAHLTASYAFVIDFPYFSAFPINYATTVTVPLVGA
- a CDS encoding TadE/TadG family type IV pilus assembly protein yields the protein MERRSISYLKDEAGTAAVEFAMVLPFLCVALLGILDGWSYVTSSLSMRAGVKTAANLVMAGSTNDTATQAVAISSWEKRPADGQVTLSRIYMCGATVVDAATLCSGPKAPSVYVQIQASATWVPPFTFGVFSTSSVIGHLEVIRVR
- a CDS encoding TadE/TadG family type IV pilus assembly protein yields the protein MTFKRFTRIRLIADGIRRGTSANVATIFALTLPIVVGAAGFGIETSYWYYNSLKLQATADAAAYAGALERISGSDKPTITAAATQSAASNGLGSGTIVVNTPPASGPNTAKKAVEVIVSQNLDRMFTSIFTQGQVPEQARAVALITDASKACMTALDPAASKAVWFSGSTSVKFSHCVIMANSTASDAITLQGSASLAVDCLISAGGVSLSNPVTTVCATPITQALPAPDPFADLPAPAATNPCQNINGNKTTQTIQPGTYCSGLSLSGNVTLSPGVYVVQGNFKINANAIVAGAGVTIFMAGSSTVSMNGNATVNLSAPTSGTYSGVLMYGDRMGTGGQNTFNGTADSLLTGALYFPKQQVNYLGNFSGNGGCTQVVADTIQWSGNSTINQDCSSLGMRNIPAAQSVALVE
- a CDS encoding autotransporter domain-containing protein — encoded protein: MCNDSARNRGRQFRRGFRRSGGRQRRAWLQVRQFRRRPRLAGRSRHADGLRAWRRRGILLGAGRETSGNIIGGHAGAYGAHKWDQFYINGSLAMDLYSNTTDRFTSVPGASGPLNPVPAITREHWTGDFMSAGFGTSLEAGWRQPIGAGALTPFAGLQFQALSMQAFSEKSASDGALGLDFDSRTVISLPVSLGLQLDTTVAVGGTTTLQAWGRAAWQHEFKPDRSVEPHLPGSAGLCLRRPGR
- a CDS encoding DUF6074 family protein, which produces MFVQQWLIRCVSLMVRKMSPEKVRAFPIDRQLFLVKEVAANLGNLHGETATSFWRAKAVELLDLVVGSGRDRAAASDEVRRFFLAVQRELSAGTIAEATPVLSA
- a CDS encoding DUF982 domain-containing protein; its protein translation is MDRLQFEVPVRIAPGSGLPVEEIYSVEQALDFLQDWPARRQGPVYQKAFNACFGATVDVVKTEDACRAFMAFCRVTGLMASDMMAPRKRGGEARVLQA
- the map gene encoding type I methionyl aminopeptidase, producing MVTYLDAATAPLRNTGQIRLYGEEGFAGMRKACDLTARCLDELVPMVAPGVTTETIDRFVFEFGMDHGALPATLNYRGYTKSSCTSINHVVCHGIPDNKPLKDGDIVNIDVTYILDGWHGDSSRMYPVGTIKRAAERLLEVTHECLMRGIAAVRPGARTGAIGAAIQTYAEAERCSVVRDFCGHGVGQLFHDAPNILHYGNASEGVEMRPGMIFTIEPMINLGRPHVKVLSDGWTAVTRDRSLSAQYEHTIGVTDAGCEIFTLSPAKLDRPGLPA